One window of Trifolium pratense cultivar HEN17-A07 linkage group LG5, ARS_RC_1.1, whole genome shotgun sequence genomic DNA carries:
- the LOC123883881 gene encoding DExH-box ATP-dependent RNA helicase DExH3-like isoform X2, which yields MHNPKSAAYFLIARAKSLQLRHHNYRFLTSTSRSLLFSSPRFFSGYYNIEQFSDDEYDCDFENHQASSTVANVDEWKWKLSMLLRNEKDQEIVSRDKRDRRDYEQIANLAKRMGLYSEVFGKVVVASKVPLPNYRPDLDDKRPQREVVIPLSLQRRVEGLVQEYLDRLQLNSEKTIDSLDNVNSKNQVKDIDMDENANSFVDESVMEKVLQKRSLRMRNMQRSWQESPEGKKMLEFRKSLPAFREKEGLLQAIARNQVIVISGETGCGKTTQLPQYILESEIESGRGAFCSIICTQPRRISAMAVSERVSAERGESLGETVGFKVRLEGMRGKNTHLLFCTSGILLRRLLSDRNLSGITHVFVDEIHERGMNEDFLLIVLKDLLPRRRDLRLVLMSATLNAELFSNYFGGAPTFHIPGFTYPVRAHFLEDVLEFTGYKLTSFNQVDDYGQDKLWKTQKQLAPRKRKNQITALVDDALSKSSFENYSPKTRDSLSSWAPDCIGFNLIEAVLCHICRKERPGAVLVFMTGWEDISCLRDQLKAHPLLGDPNRVLLQTCHGSMVTSEQKLIFDKPPPNVRKIVIATNMAEASITINDIVFVIDCGKAKETTYDALNNTPCLLPSWISQASARQAKKRQSWSCAARRMLPPLP from the exons ATGCATAATCCTAAATCTGCAGCGTATTTCCTCATAGCACGTGCCAAGTCTCTTCAACTTCGCCACCATAACTATCGCTTTCTCACTTCAACTTCACGCTCACTCTTATTCTCCTCGCCTCGCTTCTTTTCTGGATATTACAATATCGAACAGTTCTCGGATGATGAATATGATTGTGATTTTGAGAATCACCAG GCATCTTCTACGGTCGCCAATGTGGATGAGTGGAAATGGAAACTCAGTATGTTGTTACGGAACGAAAAGGATCAAGAGATTGTATCAAGAGACAAAAGAGATAGGAGAGACTATGAACAAATCGCTAACCTTGCCAAAAGAATGGGACTTTACAG TGAGGTGTTTGGAAAAGTAGTTGTTGCAAGCAAGGTGCCTCTTCCTAACTACCGACCAGATTTGGATGACAAACGTCCACAAAGAGAG GTGGTGATTCCACTTAGTTTGCAACGGAGGGTGGAAGGTTTGGTGCAGGAGTATCTTGATAGACTACAACTAAATTCCGAAAAGACAATTGACTCTCTGGATAATGTGAATTCCAAAAATCAGGTTAAAGATATAGACATGGATGAAAATGCCAATTCTTTTGTGGATGAATCTGTTATGGAAAAGGTGCTCCAGAAGAGGAGTTTGAGGATGCGTAATATGCAAAGATCTTGGCag GAATCACCTGAAGGCAAGAAGATGCTGGAATTCCGGAAGTCTCTACCAGCATTTAGGGAGAAGGAAGGTTTACTTCAAGCTATAGCACGTAATCAG GTTATAGTTATATCCGGAGAGACTGGATGTGGTAAAACTACTCAACTTCCTCAGTATATATTAGAGTCAGAGATAGAGTCCGGCCGCGGGGCATTTTGCAGTATTATTTGCACACAGCCTCGAAGGATATCTGCTATGGCAGTGTCTGAGAGAGTGTCAGCAGAGAGAGGAGAGTCTCTGGGTGAAACA GTTGGTTTCAAAGTTCGGTTAGAAGGAATGAGAGGGAAAAATACCCATCTGCTATTTTGTACTAGTGGTATATTACTCCGAAGGTTGCTGAGTGATCGAAACCTGAGTGGTATAACCCATGTGTTTGTGGATGAAATTCACGAGCGAGGCATGAATGAAG ACTTCTTACTGATTGTGTTGAAGGATCTTCTTCCACGTCGTCGTGATTTAAGATTGGTATTGATGAGTGCCACTTTGAATGCTGAgcttttttcaaattattttggaGGTGCACCGACATTTCATATCCCG GGTTTCACCTATCCTGTAAGAGCTCACTTTTTAGAAGATGTTTTGGAATTTACTGGATATAAGTTGACATCTTTCAACCAAGTTGATGATTATGGTCAAGATAAATTGTGGAAAACACAAAAGCAGCTTGCACCACGGAAGAGGAAAAACCAGATCACTGCTCTTGTTGAC GATGCTCTTTCTAAATCAAGTTTTGAGAACTACAGTCCCAAGACACGCGATTCCTTATCTTCATGGGCTCCTGACTGCATAGGATTTAATCTCATTGAGGCTGTTCTCTGCCATATATGTCGGAAGGAACGACCAGGTGCCGTCTTAGTATTTATGACTGGGTGGGAGGATATAAGTTGTTTAAGAGATCAACTTAAAGCACACCCTCTTTTAGGAGATCCGAACAGGGTTCTGCTTCAAACATGCCATGGTTCAATGGTAACTTCTGAACAG aaactcaTCTTTGATAAACCACCTCCAAATGTAAGGAAAATAGTAATTGCTACAAATATGGCAGAGGCAAGTATTACGATCAATGACATAGTTTTTGTCATAGACTGTGGAAAGGCAAAAGAGACTACTTATGATGCTTTGAATAACACACCATGTCTACTACCTTCTTGGATATCACAAGCATCTGCACGGCAGGCAA AGAAGAGGCAGAGCTGGTCGTGTGCAGCCAGGAGAATGCTACCACCTTTACCCTAA
- the LOC123883881 gene encoding DExH-box ATP-dependent RNA helicase DExH3-like isoform X1, translating into MHNPKSAAYFLIARAKSLQLRHHNYRFLTSTSRSLLFSSPRFFSGYYNIEQFSDDEYDCDFENHQASSTVANVDEWKWKLSMLLRNEKDQEIVSRDKRDRRDYEQIANLAKRMGLYSEVFGKVVVASKVPLPNYRPDLDDKRPQREVVIPLSLQRRVEGLVQEYLDRLQLNSEKTIDSLDNVNSKNQVKDIDMDENANSFVDESVMEKVLQKRSLRMRNMQRSWQESPEGKKMLEFRKSLPAFREKEGLLQAIARNQVIVISGETGCGKTTQLPQYILESEIESGRGAFCSIICTQPRRISAMAVSERVSAERGESLGETVGFKVRLEGMRGKNTHLLFCTSGILLRRLLSDRNLSGITHVFVDEIHERGMNEDFLLIVLKDLLPRRRDLRLVLMSATLNAELFSNYFGGAPTFHIPGFTYPVRAHFLEDVLEFTGYKLTSFNQVDDYGQDKLWKTQKQLAPRKRKNQITALVDDALSKSSFENYSPKTRDSLSSWAPDCIGFNLIEAVLCHICRKERPGAVLVFMTGWEDISCLRDQLKAHPLLGDPNRVLLQTCHGSMVTSEQKLIFDKPPPNVRKIVIATNMAEASITINDIVFVIDCGKAKETTYDALNNTPCLLPSWISQASARQRRGRAGRVQPGECYHLYPKCVYEAFSEYQLPELLRTPLNSLCLQIKSLQVESIGEFLSSALQAPEPRTVSIIALQLYICSN; encoded by the exons ATGCATAATCCTAAATCTGCAGCGTATTTCCTCATAGCACGTGCCAAGTCTCTTCAACTTCGCCACCATAACTATCGCTTTCTCACTTCAACTTCACGCTCACTCTTATTCTCCTCGCCTCGCTTCTTTTCTGGATATTACAATATCGAACAGTTCTCGGATGATGAATATGATTGTGATTTTGAGAATCACCAG GCATCTTCTACGGTCGCCAATGTGGATGAGTGGAAATGGAAACTCAGTATGTTGTTACGGAACGAAAAGGATCAAGAGATTGTATCAAGAGACAAAAGAGATAGGAGAGACTATGAACAAATCGCTAACCTTGCCAAAAGAATGGGACTTTACAG TGAGGTGTTTGGAAAAGTAGTTGTTGCAAGCAAGGTGCCTCTTCCTAACTACCGACCAGATTTGGATGACAAACGTCCACAAAGAGAG GTGGTGATTCCACTTAGTTTGCAACGGAGGGTGGAAGGTTTGGTGCAGGAGTATCTTGATAGACTACAACTAAATTCCGAAAAGACAATTGACTCTCTGGATAATGTGAATTCCAAAAATCAGGTTAAAGATATAGACATGGATGAAAATGCCAATTCTTTTGTGGATGAATCTGTTATGGAAAAGGTGCTCCAGAAGAGGAGTTTGAGGATGCGTAATATGCAAAGATCTTGGCag GAATCACCTGAAGGCAAGAAGATGCTGGAATTCCGGAAGTCTCTACCAGCATTTAGGGAGAAGGAAGGTTTACTTCAAGCTATAGCACGTAATCAG GTTATAGTTATATCCGGAGAGACTGGATGTGGTAAAACTACTCAACTTCCTCAGTATATATTAGAGTCAGAGATAGAGTCCGGCCGCGGGGCATTTTGCAGTATTATTTGCACACAGCCTCGAAGGATATCTGCTATGGCAGTGTCTGAGAGAGTGTCAGCAGAGAGAGGAGAGTCTCTGGGTGAAACA GTTGGTTTCAAAGTTCGGTTAGAAGGAATGAGAGGGAAAAATACCCATCTGCTATTTTGTACTAGTGGTATATTACTCCGAAGGTTGCTGAGTGATCGAAACCTGAGTGGTATAACCCATGTGTTTGTGGATGAAATTCACGAGCGAGGCATGAATGAAG ACTTCTTACTGATTGTGTTGAAGGATCTTCTTCCACGTCGTCGTGATTTAAGATTGGTATTGATGAGTGCCACTTTGAATGCTGAgcttttttcaaattattttggaGGTGCACCGACATTTCATATCCCG GGTTTCACCTATCCTGTAAGAGCTCACTTTTTAGAAGATGTTTTGGAATTTACTGGATATAAGTTGACATCTTTCAACCAAGTTGATGATTATGGTCAAGATAAATTGTGGAAAACACAAAAGCAGCTTGCACCACGGAAGAGGAAAAACCAGATCACTGCTCTTGTTGAC GATGCTCTTTCTAAATCAAGTTTTGAGAACTACAGTCCCAAGACACGCGATTCCTTATCTTCATGGGCTCCTGACTGCATAGGATTTAATCTCATTGAGGCTGTTCTCTGCCATATATGTCGGAAGGAACGACCAGGTGCCGTCTTAGTATTTATGACTGGGTGGGAGGATATAAGTTGTTTAAGAGATCAACTTAAAGCACACCCTCTTTTAGGAGATCCGAACAGGGTTCTGCTTCAAACATGCCATGGTTCAATGGTAACTTCTGAACAG aaactcaTCTTTGATAAACCACCTCCAAATGTAAGGAAAATAGTAATTGCTACAAATATGGCAGAGGCAAGTATTACGATCAATGACATAGTTTTTGTCATAGACTGTGGAAAGGCAAAAGAGACTACTTATGATGCTTTGAATAACACACCATGTCTACTACCTTCTTGGATATCACAAGCATCTGCACGGCAG AGAAGAGGCAGAGCTGGTCGTGTGCAGCCAGGAGAATGCTACCACCTTTACCCTAAATGTGTTTATGAAGCCTTTTCTGAATATCAACTTCCGGAACTTTTGAGAACACCCTTGAACTCTCTTTGCTTGCAAATAAAAAGTTTGCAGGTTGAGAGCATTGGAGAATTCCTATCATCAGCTTTGCAGGCACCAGAGCCACGTACCGTAAGCATCATTGCTCTTCAATTGTATATTTGTTCCAATTAA
- the LOC123883882 gene encoding uncharacterized protein LOC123883882, with product MAMQPFDPYYLYQPDERSNINTLFVSGLPDDVKAREIHNLFRRRPGFDSCQLKYTGRANQVVAFATFFNHQAAMAALHALNGVKFDPQSGSVLHIELARSNSRRKRKPGGGAYVVIDKRSKGEANVQGSSSDDGESEPDELSENGSDHGDIATTQSGDAVVGSDNRVPVAREKHGKGGGDGGPCSTLFIANLGPNCTEDELKQAFSGYAGFNMVKMRSRGGMPVAFADFEEIDQAVKVMEELQGSSLSSSDRGGMHIEYLLTYWILSISVLFVTLSSSDKCQNSWCSWFEFEIYYLCI from the exons ATGGCTATGCAACCATTCGATCCTTATTACCTTTACCAGCCAGATGAACGAAGCAACATAAACACGCTCTTCGTTTCCGGTTTACCAGACGACGTGAAAGCGCGTGAGATTCACAACCTCTTCCGCCGTCGTCCTGGTTTCGATTCTTGCCAACTCAAGTATACCGGCCGCGCCAATCAG GTTGTTGCATTTGCTACGTTTTTCAATCATCAGGCAGCAATGGCAGCGTTGCACGCCCTAAAT GGCGTGAAATTTGATCCTCAATCTGGGTCTGTTTTACATATTGAACTTGCCAGGTCAAACTCTAGGAGGAAGCGAAAACCAG GTGGTGGAGCCTACGTGGTTATAGATAAAAGGTCAAAGGGGGAAGCCAATGTTCAGGGATCGTCAAGTGATGATG GTGAAAGTGAGCCTGATGAACTATCAGAAAATGGCAGCGACCATGGCGATATAGCAACCACACAAAG TGGTGATGCTGTTGTTGGTTCTGACAATCGTGTACCTGTGGCAAGG GAGAAACATGGAAAAGGTGGTGGTGATGGAGGACCATGTTCCACTCTTTTTATTGCAAATCTTGGGCCCAATTGCACTGAGGATGAATTAAAGCAAGCTTTTTCTGG GTATGCTGGATTCAACATGGTCAAGATGCGTTCTAGAGGAGGAATGCCTGTAGCATTTGCTGATTTTGAG gAAATTGATCAAGCTGTTAAGGTCATGGAGGAGCTTCAGGGAAGCTCACTCTCATCATCAGATCGGGGTGGCATGCATATAGAGTATCTTCTAACCTACTGGATTTTATCAATTTCTGTTCTGTTCGTAACCCTTAGCTCAAGTGACAAATGTCAAAATTCATGGTGTTCCTGGTTCGAATTCGAAATCTACTATTTGTGTATATGA
- the LOC123886777 gene encoding FBD-associated F-box protein At5g18780-like, whose translation MEQAEDKLSILPKFILHNILSRLPEEDAYRTSVLSKAWLETWYTFPILCFYNIELITESKSKDLIEYVKSRLLRFWEQRLAIKEFNFSIIDILGCMSNDFDLCLKLVSESGVEVLDVCFPKYSSMISQDEKGRRGECYYVLPKGVIEIKSLTKLVLEGGIRVDEALRNHSIKFFSLRELHLLEVVLKDGQAIECLISCCPLIEVITLMLLSGSMKSLSMRGLKKLKTVYVDGIKEVYIDEANSSLKSLYYCHDYMSIPIFKIEFIQCCKFLKELLLSLYDTTIITEKWFLEILPKFPFLETLEIWNCILSETINISSVQLKYLRVSDCSNLKVANIDAPNLLTCNFKGFNGSKPIISFLNNISTQLQLCLSISIYDFDIFYVRELLQNIKPQNVFISLFLSISCSEGAPRPVFLDIPSPPPSIKHLDLDIEIHSEINETLYSDIADFLLLCFVPEYISWNNLETKQFVERNERIGNVMFRENIAMNVKFWKEVKSLKVLSSKSRVRTESHIDFHLGERRLVATTCLVGIKERM comes from the exons ATGGAACAAGCAGAGGACAAATTGTCAATTCTACCAAAATTCATTCTTCATAACATACTATCAAGGCTACCAGAAGAAGATGCCTATAGGACAAGTGTTTTATCAAAGGCTTGGTTAGAGACATGGTATACTTTTCCCATCTTATGTTTCTACAATATTGAATTGATAACAGAGTCGAAGAGTAAGGACTTGATTGAATATGTAAAGAGCAGATTATTAAGGTTTTGGGAGCAAAGGTTGGCCATCAAAGAATTTAACTTTTCTATAATAGATATTCTTGGATGCATGTCAAATGATTTTGATCTTTGCTTGAAGTTGGTGAGTGAAAGTGGTGTTGAAGTTTTAGATGTTTGTTTTCCTAAATATAGTTCTATGATCAGCCAAGATGAGAAAGGTCGTCGGGGAGAATGTTATTATGTCTTACCGAAGGGTGTAATTGAAATAAAATCACTTACCAAGTTGGTGTTAGAAGGGGGTATTAGAGTCGACGAAGCATTGAGGAatcattcaattaaatttttttcgtTGAGAGAATTACATTTGTTGGAAGTCGTTTTGAAAGATGGACAAGCAATCGAGTGCCTCATTTCTTGTTGTCCTTTGATTGAAGTTATAACTTTGATGCTTTTAAGTGGCAGTATGAAGTCTTTGAGCATGCGTGGTCTAAAAAAGCTCAAGACAGTTTATGTTGATGGAATAAAAGAGGTTTATATCGATGAAGCTAATTCGAGTCTTAAGAGTTTATATTATTGCCATGATTATATGAGCATTCCAATATTTAAGATTGAGTTTATTCAGTGCTGCAAATTTTTGAAAGAGTTACTCTTGTCTTTGTATGATACTACTATCATCACAGAAAAATGGTTTCTTGAAATATTACCAAAATTTCCATTTCTTGAGACGTTGGAGATATGGAATTGCATACTGTCTGAGACGATTAATATTTCAAGTGTTCAACTTAAATATTTACGAGTATCAGATTGCTCTAATTTGAAGGTGGCCAACATTGATGCTCCAAATCTATTGACATGTAACTTTAAAGGTTTTAATGGCTCAAAACCTATTATAtcttttttaaacaatatttcTACTCAACTACAACTCTGTCTTAGTATCTCGATTtatgattttgatattttttacgTGAGGGAACTTCTCCAAAATATCAAACCCCAAAATGTTTTTATATCACTATTTCTATCCATCTCTTGTTCTGAG GGTGCACCAAGACCGGTGTTCTTGGATATTCCATCCCCTCCACCAAGTATCAAGCATTTGGACTTAGACATTGAGATTCATTCAGAAATAAATGAAACTTTGTATTCAGATATTGcagattttttacttttgtgTTTCGTACCTGAATATATATCTTGGAATAACTTGGAAACCAAACAATTCGTTGAG CGAAATGAAAGAATTGGCAATGTGATGTTTCGTGAGAATATTGCTATGAATGTGAAGTTTTGGAAGGAAGTGAAGTCTTTGAAGGTTTTGTCCTCCAAGTCGAGAGTTAGGACTGAGAGCCATATTGACTTCCACCTAGGTGAGAGGAGGCTAGTGGCGACCACTTGTTTGGTTggaataaaagaaagaatgtgA
- the LOC123887438 gene encoding beta-galactosidase 1-like — translation MLLHYMLLQTTFDAPAGVAPLALDMNSMGKGQVWLNGQHLGRYWPAYKASGSCDYCNYAGIYNEKKCGTNCGEASQRWYHVPHSWLKPTGNLLVMFEELGGDPNGVVLVRRDINSVCADIYEWQPNLVSYQMQASGKVKVPVSPKAHLSCGPGQKISSIKFASFGTPVGSCGNYHEGSCHAHKSYDAFQKNCVGQSTCTVTVSPEIFGGDPCPNVMKKLAVEAICT, via the exons ATGTTACTACATTATATGCTATTACAGACTACTTTTGACGCACCTGCTGGAGTTGCACCGTTGGCTTTAGACATGAACAGCATGGGAAAAGGTCAAGTTTGGTTAAACGGACAGCATCTTGGACGATACTGGCCTGCTTATAAAGCATCTGGTTCTTGTGATTATTGCAATTATGCAGGAATTTATAATGAGAAAAAATGTGGAACTAACTGCGGCGAGGCTTCTCAACGATG GTATCATGTTCCTCATTCCTGGCTGAAACCAACAGGGAATTTGTTGGTTATGTTTGAGGAATTGGGTGGGGATCCAAATGGCGTAGTTTTAGTTAGAAGGGATATCAATAGCGTGTGTGCTGATATTTATGAGTGGCAACCAAATCTTGTTAGCTATCAAATGCAAGCTTCTGGTAAAGTTAAGGTACCAGTGAGTCCGAAAGCACATTTGTCATGTGGTCCTGGACAGAAAATATCATCGATCAAATTTGCTAGCTTTGGTACACCAGTAGGATCATGTGGAAACTACCACGAAGGAAGTTGTCATGCTCACAAGTCATATGATGCCTTTCAAAAG AATTGTGTTGGTCAAAGTACATGCACCGTGACAGTTTCACCTGAAATTTTCGGAGGTGATCCATGTCCAAATGTCATGAAGAAACTCGCAGTAGAAGCCATTTGCACCTGA